The following coding sequences lie in one Deltaproteobacteria bacterium genomic window:
- a CDS encoding N-acetylmuramoyl-L-alanine amidase → MFEAIADEYDVPMPLLQAIGHVETRWEMIEGAEEIDGREVAFGIMGMRGARLDEAADLAGLDPERVKSDRVANIRAAAAWLDERATEKQIEDRSDIGAWADVVAEWSDLPQEWAKAAYVYVEVYPRMREGAIEVDDNGDVRGELEPIEVYPNFTVPPPEPALQAGPDYELSLWRPSPNFSSRPAGNAGKRAMIIIHTCEGAYVGCYSWLANAQSGVSAHYVVNSTGSEITQLVNESKKGWHISASYKCSLNDNHDCGRNGSSSNNFTVGIEHAGFGNQASWDPGLIDASARLVCNIARDNGIPIDDVHVVGHGRLQPHNRTDPGPNWPWQEYLELARAHCDETPEPEPMPEPDPDAGPGPVPTEILIDSSNTNNDQDLGWVAMSDQWTVTSATAGFHGTSYAFGSTTAGSDPATFWFHLQQATTRTIDAWWTAGTNRTTAAKFTAFDASGVQVGTTSADQTKNGKQWKTLGTFQFSAGWNKIQLSRTNLGSKVVIADGIRVR, encoded by the coding sequence GTGTTCGAGGCGATCGCCGACGAGTACGACGTGCCGATGCCCCTGCTGCAGGCAATCGGCCACGTGGAGACGCGCTGGGAGATGATCGAGGGCGCCGAGGAGATCGACGGGCGCGAGGTCGCGTTCGGCATCATGGGCATGCGTGGTGCGCGGCTCGACGAGGCCGCCGATCTCGCGGGGCTCGATCCCGAGAGGGTGAAGTCCGATCGCGTCGCGAACATTCGCGCCGCGGCGGCATGGCTCGACGAGCGCGCGACCGAGAAGCAGATCGAAGATCGCAGCGACATCGGCGCGTGGGCCGACGTCGTCGCCGAGTGGAGCGATCTGCCGCAAGAGTGGGCGAAAGCCGCGTACGTCTACGTCGAGGTCTATCCGCGCATGCGCGAAGGCGCGATCGAGGTCGACGACAACGGCGATGTCCGTGGCGAGCTCGAGCCCATCGAGGTCTACCCCAACTTCACCGTGCCGCCGCCGGAACCGGCACTGCAGGCCGGTCCCGACTACGAGCTGTCGCTGTGGCGGCCGTCGCCGAACTTCAGCTCGCGACCGGCCGGCAACGCAGGCAAGCGCGCGATGATCATCATCCACACCTGCGAAGGTGCGTATGTCGGCTGCTACTCGTGGCTCGCCAACGCGCAGTCGGGCGTGAGCGCGCACTACGTCGTCAACTCGACCGGCTCGGAGATCACCCAGCTCGTCAACGAGTCGAAGAAGGGCTGGCACATCAGCGCGAGCTACAAGTGCTCGCTCAACGACAACCACGACTGCGGGCGCAACGGCAGCAGCAGCAACAACTTCACCGTCGGCATCGAGCACGCGGGCTTCGGCAATCAGGCGTCGTGGGATCCGGGCCTGATCGATGCTTCGGCGCGGCTCGTCTGCAACATCGCACGCGACAACGGCATCCCGATCGACGACGTGCATGTCGTCGGTCACGGTCGGCTGCAGCCGCACAATCGCACCGACCCCGGCCCGAACTGGCCGTGGCAGGAGTACCTCGAGCTCGCGCGGGCGCACTGTGACGAGACCCCCGAGCCGGAGCCGATGCCGGAGCCCGATCCGGATGCGGGTCCCGGCCCGGTACCGACCGAGATCCTCATCGACAGCAGCAACACGAACAACGATCAGGACCTGGGCTGGGTCGCGATGAGCGACCAGTGGACGGTGACCAGCGCGACCGCGGGCTTCCACGGCACGAGCTACGCATTCGGCAGCACGACCGCCGGCTCGGATCCGGCGACGTTCTGGTTCCACCTGCAGCAGGCGACGACGCGCACGATCGACGCATGGTGGACCGCCGGCACCAACCGCACCACCGCTGCGAAGTTCACCGCGTTCGACGCCAGCGGCGTCCAGGTCGGCACCACGTCGGCCGACCAGACCAAGAACGGCAAGCAGTGGAAGACCCTCGGCACGTTCCAGTTCTCCGCGGGCTGGAACAAGATCCAGCTGTCGCGTACCAACCTCGGCAGCAAGGTCGTGATCGCGGACGGCATCCGCGTCCGCTGA
- a CDS encoding cryptochrome/photolyase family protein, translated as MREFLHALATASVDPSGRRWIYAPYDQLTADVGPLAQTDPRELGLVLIEAPHKAARRPYHKAKLGFVLANQRHFALEQARRGVAVRYLVASGGYADALARFLDETDALRRSAPLMMMEAAERELRAELAPLVDGGRIHSVPHAGWLTSRADFLRAQPQPPWRMDAFYRHVRQASGLLMQGGKPVGGKYSFDAENRRPWRGEPPSPTLPRFEPDAISKEVEALVHERFAHHPGTLDIGAWPTTAADAERMWAWAKRECLPHFGPFEDAMSTTSAGLFHTRISPLLNVHRLLPARVVAEVATDDRLPLSCREGFVRQILGWREFVRHVHCETDGFRRTATAHAIDPGAGDGGFARWRGEPWPTRDSRVDGGASPSTLGASAGLPPAYWGGRSGLACLDGVVADVWRDGWSHHITRLMVLANFATLLGVSPRELTDWFWAAYVDAFDWVVEPNVLAMGSFAVGELMTTKPYVCGAAYIHKMSDYCDGCAFDPKRDCPITPLYWAFMARHADALARNPRVAGPVASLRKRSDAQRARDEQVLAVVRDALDRGEALEPGAFAVADAPVQNGTAPGKRSSPR; from the coding sequence ATGAGAGAGTTCTTGCACGCGCTCGCCACTGCATCCGTGGACCCGAGCGGCCGGCGCTGGATCTACGCGCCCTACGATCAGCTCACCGCGGACGTGGGGCCACTGGCGCAGACCGATCCGCGCGAGCTCGGGCTCGTGCTGATCGAGGCGCCACACAAGGCCGCGCGACGGCCGTACCACAAGGCGAAGCTCGGGTTCGTGCTCGCCAACCAGCGACACTTCGCGCTCGAGCAAGCGCGGCGTGGGGTCGCGGTGCGCTACCTCGTCGCGTCCGGCGGGTACGCCGACGCGCTGGCGCGATTTCTCGACGAGACCGACGCACTTCGCCGCAGTGCGCCACTGATGATGATGGAAGCGGCCGAACGCGAGCTCCGTGCCGAGCTCGCCCCGCTCGTCGACGGCGGGCGGATTCACAGCGTGCCGCATGCAGGGTGGCTCACGTCGCGCGCGGACTTCCTGCGCGCGCAGCCCCAGCCGCCGTGGCGCATGGATGCGTTCTATCGACACGTGCGCCAGGCGAGCGGGTTGCTCATGCAGGGTGGAAAGCCCGTCGGCGGCAAGTACAGCTTCGATGCGGAGAATCGCCGGCCTTGGCGCGGCGAGCCGCCGTCACCCACGCTGCCGCGATTCGAGCCCGACGCGATCAGCAAGGAGGTCGAAGCGCTCGTCCATGAGCGATTCGCACACCATCCAGGCACGCTCGACATCGGCGCATGGCCGACGACGGCCGCGGATGCCGAGCGCATGTGGGCGTGGGCGAAGCGCGAGTGCCTGCCGCACTTCGGGCCGTTCGAAGATGCGATGAGCACGACTTCGGCCGGGCTGTTCCACACCCGGATCTCGCCGCTGCTCAACGTGCATCGCCTGCTGCCGGCGCGGGTCGTCGCGGAGGTGGCGACCGACGATCGCTTGCCGCTTTCGTGCCGCGAGGGCTTCGTGCGGCAGATCCTCGGTTGGCGCGAGTTCGTGCGCCACGTGCACTGCGAGACCGATGGCTTTCGCCGCACCGCGACGGCGCATGCGATCGATCCCGGTGCCGGCGACGGTGGCTTCGCGCGGTGGCGGGGCGAGCCGTGGCCAACGCGGGACTCACGGGTGGATGGCGGCGCCTCGCCCTCGACGCTCGGCGCGAGCGCAGGGTTGCCGCCGGCGTACTGGGGAGGCAGGTCGGGTCTCGCTTGCTTGGACGGCGTCGTCGCCGATGTCTGGCGCGACGGGTGGAGCCATCACATCACACGCCTCATGGTGCTCGCCAACTTCGCGACGCTCCTGGGCGTGAGCCCGCGCGAGCTCACCGACTGGTTCTGGGCCGCCTACGTCGACGCATTCGATTGGGTCGTCGAGCCGAACGTGCTCGCGATGGGATCGTTCGCGGTCGGCGAACTGATGACGACCAAGCCCTACGTCTGCGGCGCCGCGTACATCCACAAGATGAGCGACTACTGCGACGGATGTGCCTTCGATCCGAAGCGCGACTGCCCGATCACGCCGCTGTACTGGGCGTTCATGGCTCGACATGCCGATGCGCTCGCGAGAAATCCTCGGGTGGCCGGCCCGGTCGCTTCGCTGCGCAAGCGCAGCGACGCACAGCGAGCGCGGGACGAGCAGGTCCTCGCCGTGGTCCGCGACGCGCTCGATCGCGGCGAGGCCCTCGAGCCCGGGGCGTTTGCGGTCGCCGACGCCCCGGTGCAGAACGGCACCGCCCCGGGCAAGCGGTCGAGCCCGCGATGA